Proteins from one Desulfitobacterium chlororespirans DSM 11544 genomic window:
- a CDS encoding LVIVD repeat-containing protein: protein MALKLIGQNSLQGHGKTMQIMNYQDYVYVGNMVPGIGTIIVDVSNPSLPRVCGEMPAYKNSLCSKVQIVDDLMIINYECRTGEPAERLGFSIYSLKDPKNPREIAYYHVGGQGVHRTWYSGEEPYVFATAVPEGFSDRMLLIVDIKDPAHPREVGRWWYPGLWTAGGEEPNQPQGLKYKLHHAMVHKDRAYLGMWDAGMYILDISQISNPQVAGSINWGPQRGGHTHTGLPLPRRNLLVVTDEAKGLPGEESLKAVRILDIKDDKNPRVLSEFSVENEDYGKYGPRFGPHNLHENRPGSWQSDEIIFVTWFGGGLRVVDISDPCRPKEIDRFIPPPAAGMPPAQINDVFVSQNGLVYLTDRAGSGIMIAEFTG, encoded by the coding sequence ATGGCGCTTAAATTGATCGGACAAAACAGTCTTCAGGGGCATGGCAAAACCATGCAGATCATGAACTACCAGGACTATGTGTATGTGGGAAACATGGTTCCAGGAATCGGCACCATCATTGTCGATGTTTCCAATCCCTCCCTTCCCCGTGTCTGCGGGGAGATGCCGGCCTACAAAAATTCTCTTTGCTCAAAGGTCCAGATCGTGGACGATCTGATGATTATCAACTATGAATGCCGTACAGGGGAACCTGCCGAAAGGCTCGGATTTTCAATCTATAGTCTGAAGGACCCGAAAAACCCGCGGGAGATTGCCTATTACCATGTGGGCGGGCAAGGGGTTCACCGCACCTGGTATAGCGGGGAAGAGCCTTATGTCTTTGCCACGGCGGTGCCGGAAGGGTTCAGTGACCGGATGCTGCTGATTGTGGACATCAAGGATCCGGCCCATCCCCGGGAGGTTGGGCGTTGGTGGTATCCGGGCCTGTGGACTGCAGGAGGGGAAGAACCCAACCAACCCCAGGGGCTGAAATACAAGCTGCATCACGCCATGGTGCATAAGGACCGGGCTTATTTGGGAATGTGGGATGCCGGAATGTATATTTTGGATATATCGCAAATTTCAAATCCCCAGGTGGCCGGCAGCATCAATTGGGGTCCGCAAAGGGGAGGACATACCCACACAGGACTTCCCCTTCCCCGGCGCAATCTGCTGGTGGTAACGGATGAGGCCAAAGGACTGCCCGGGGAGGAATCTCTGAAGGCTGTCAGAATCCTGGACATCAAAGATGATAAGAATCCCAGGGTGCTGTCCGAGTTCTCTGTGGAGAATGAAGATTATGGGAAATATGGGCCCAGGTTCGGACCGCATAATCTCCATGAAAACCGTCCCGGTTCCTGGCAAAGCGATGAAATAATTTTTGTTACCTGGTTTGGCGGCGGGTTAAGAGTTGTCGATATCAGCGATCCCTGCCGGCCTAAGGAGATTGACCGGTTCATACCGCCACCGGCCGCCGGTATGCCTCCCGCTCAGATCAATGATGTCTTTGTCAGTCAAAACGGGTTGGTTTATTTAACAGACAGGGCCGGCAGCGGCATCATGATTGCCGAGTTCACCGGCTGA
- a CDS encoding 4Fe-4S dicluster domain-containing protein, producing the protein MPKQLHIRYDLCTGCRACELACALKKEAAFWTETASIRVRQVGTGPLDIPVFCHQCSDHPCVQACPAADKALWADGEGIVRVQEAFCFRSRGIDCQRCRRACPGNSIAYHPASNLPMFCDRCGGEPECAKVCASGALAVTNNESFDGKHYALPEEQIVNDLYLRFYGTRKVK; encoded by the coding sequence ATGCCGAAACAGTTGCACATACGCTATGATCTTTGTACAGGATGCAGGGCTTGTGAATTGGCCTGTGCGTTAAAGAAGGAAGCAGCCTTTTGGACGGAAACAGCCTCGATCAGAGTTCGGCAGGTCGGAACAGGTCCCCTTGATATTCCGGTTTTTTGCCACCAGTGTTCGGATCATCCCTGCGTTCAGGCTTGCCCGGCTGCGGATAAGGCCTTGTGGGCAGACGGGGAAGGCATTGTCAGGGTTCAGGAAGCTTTTTGCTTCAGGAGCCGGGGGATTGACTGTCAACGATGCAGACGGGCCTGCCCGGGAAATTCTATCGCTTATCATCCGGCATCCAACCTGCCCATGTTCTGCGACCGCTGCGGGGGAGAGCCGGAGTGCGCGAAGGTCTGCGCTTCCGGTGCGCTGGCAGTTACCAATAACGAAAGTTTTGACGGCAAGCATTATGCGCTGCCGGAAGAGCAAATCGTCAATGACCTTTATCTGAGATTCTATGGAACACGGAAAGTCAAATAA